The Vallitalea okinawensis nucleotide sequence ATGAACGCTATGAGACATATATCGTTGAAAATAATAAAGCACTTAATGAAATGATAGCTTCAAAAGAGGGCTATGAAAAACAGTTACAAAGCACTCATCAACTGATTGTCAATGACCAAAGTGGTATCATCAGCTATAGTTATGATGGATACGAAGCGCTACAATATCAGAATATGACAAGAGATTTTCTAGAGGAGTATGAGAATACTAATAGTGATATTCGTCTTGAACCCCACGAAATCTCTAAGGATACATTGGTTTATAAATTTATATCTTCTCAAGACTGGTACTTAACTATTTTTATGGAAGAACCATGGGACTACGAAATAGGTGATAGAATTGAAGTAAGCATCAATGAGGACATCCCTATACGGGGGCAGCTTATTGAATATGGCTCAGATAAAAAAGGCTATAAAGCGACACTTGCCTTTAATGATCGTATACATGATTATTTGAATCACCGTATCGTTGACGTTACTATTGATGAAGTTAGTATAGAAGGTATAAAAATACCGAATTCCTGTTTCAAAGATAATGAACTCCTTGGAATACCCTATAGCTACATACTTAAAAGCAATGGTATTAAAGGTGTTATACGTAGAGGTGTAGAGGAAGATGAATTTATTCAAATTGATATCGTTTATACCGATCAAGATTACGCATATATCGAAAGAAGTAAATCACTTATACAATATAACGATTTGTTAATTCCGGACCAAAAGGAAGCCAGTGAAGCTTCGGATTATCGTGTCAATTATTCGATTACGATTCCTGGTGTTTATGTCGTTAATAAAGGTTATGAAGAATTTAGAGTTGTAGAAGTTATTTATCAGAATGATGAATATGCTATCATAGCAAACAATACATCTTATGGTGTACGCACATATGACAGAATTCTACTGAATAATGAGGAGTGAGTTAAATGGAATATATCAAAGAAAACTTAGACGCTATTGTAA carries:
- a CDS encoding HlyD family efflux transporter periplasmic adaptor subunit; the protein is MADQRRRNFSVYNTEEMQKRKKKVVKKKLKKDRFIAIMTILFIVVYLSYALINFLTLEELTYVTAVSGNINEITSVPGVITRNENVVSTNLSGYIEYLYIEGEKIPTNSVVARISDQYYGTIIDTKIEDVNNEILTSSGALDTIKYNDELIAINKDIEVLLKNYVTLNESKMFDEVYDLSKELDGLLYERYETYIVENNKALNEMIASKEGYEKQLQSTHQLIVNDQSGIISYSYDGYEALQYQNMTRDFLEEYENTNSDIRLEPHEISKDTLVYKFISSQDWYLTIFMEEPWDYEIGDRIEVSINEDIPIRGQLIEYGSDKKGYKATLAFNDRIHDYLNHRIVDVTIDEVSIEGIKIPNSCFKDNELLGIPYSYILKSNGIKGVIRRGVEEDEFIQIDIVYTDQDYAYIERSKSLIQYNDLLIPDQKEASEASDYRVNYSITIPGVYVVNKGYEEFRVVEVIYQNDEYAIIANNTSYGVRTYDRILLNNEE